Sequence from the Aspergillus nidulans FGSC A4 chromosome III genome:
GCGTTCATTTGGAGAAAGCGACTTCCCTGGGAGGGGCTCCGTTctaaaggagaagaaaggtaAACATGCAGCATCGGATCAGCATTTGACAGCAGGCTGATAGGCATCATCCGACACAGGAGGTTCGTCGCCACCTACTCGCAGTACTGTCATACGCAACCGGGAGCTGGTTGAAAATCAGTTCTCTGGGAAGGGAACAGTTGGCGGCTCGCAACCTCAGCGAAGCTCGCCCCGAGACATTTCCTCCGGCCGTTCTAGTCACTCGCCAGGCAAGACGGACCTGGGGCTCTCACTTGATCACATCCTTGGCTACTCGGTTTCTGGAAGCTTCAGTGATGACTTTTTTGCGTCGCCGTCTTCAGAAATCACACCAGAGGAGCAATCCTCCTGGTTTCCAACTATACCACTTACTCCTAGCACAGACCAGGAGAATACCCCTAGCCATACCTTGCTGGAAGCGTCTCCGGAAACAGACGAATTTAGTTTTGAAGCTCTGCTAGAAGGCGACGgtgaagagattgaggagattGTGCGGCAGCCAGATCGTCGTACTAGAGTGAGGAATCTTGGCCTCCCAGGGTCATACGTCCCCCAACAAACTGAGCCGACCATCATGCCCTCGGGGCCTCTTGCAGGACCTGCCCTAAGTATTGCAAGCCCAGAACTGCTTGTTTTGCACTTTGATAGGTTTACCTGTGGAATTCTGTCCATAAAGGATGGCGCTCGCGAGAACCCATGGCGCACTTTAGTTTGGCCATTGGCTAAGGACACCCCAGCCCTTTACCATGCAGTGTTCGCGCTGGCCGCATTCCACGGAAGCAAAGATAATCCTTCATTGAGGGTCTTTGGAGTTGACCATATGAGAATGAGCATTACGTGCATGGTTCAAAATATTCAGAGTATGAGGGCTGATGCTGCGTTGGCAACGAGCTTAGCtcttgcttttgctgatACTTGGGACCAACACACTCGGTCTTGTATACAGCATCTTCGAGGCGCGAAGGCGCTGGTGGCGCAAGTCGTTGGACTGGCGAGGCAGGGCGGGATTCAGGAGACTGATTTTAGAAGGGTGCGGTTCCTGTATAACACCTGGCTCTACATGGATGTTCTCGCTCGCCTGACTTCTCGCGAGGAACTTGGGAAACTAGAGACGGAGGTTCCTGCTTTTCCATGTCCAGAGAGAACAGTTCATGAAATTGATCCTTTGATGGGAAGTGCTGCCACACTGTTTCCGCTCATCGACCAAGCTGCCCGTTTGATCCAACGTGTCCGCAGAACGGAGTCGAACTCTATATCTCTCATTTCCCAGGCCATTGAGCTCAAGCAAGCGGTCGAACAATGGGAGCCGCCAGAATGGTTTGAGCCCCCAGAAGATCCCACGTCAGAAGTGCAGCATAGTATTCAAACAGCTCATGCTTATCGCTGGGCTACTCTGTTGTACCTTCAACAAGCTGTCCCCGAAATGCCTTCGGAACCACCACAGGACCTTGCCAAACGCATTCTGGTTCTTTTGGCCACTGTGCCACCTAGCTCACGTACAACAATCATCCAGATGTTTCCCCTCTTGGTTGCCGGTTGTGAGGcggagcaggaagaggacagaGATTGGGTGCTCAAACGTTGGAGCGCGATTCAAACCCGGCTGATGTTGGGCTCTATTGACCGATGCATTGAGGTCGTTCGTGAGGTCTGGGCTCGCCGGGATGCAAGTGCGGCTCAAAaaaagcaacaacagcagcagcagcagcagcagcttcgtGGGTCTGGTTTTTCTCGCAACAGTGTTGGGAAAGCGTCGGACCAGGACAATGTGTTCTACACCGGCCGCGGCCCCGTGGTTTCCTCGCGAAGAAGCTCTGCAGTCTCACCCCTAGAGAATATTGAGTTTGAAAGGACGGTTCGTGGAAAGTGCCACTGGGCGCATGTGATGCAAGAATGGGGTTGGGAAGGTAAGTTTTCAATAGTCGTGAGGTTCTCCCTGAGGCTTTAACAACCAAACTAACAATCGAGTAAAGTATTCCTAGGTTAAACTCAGAGCACACACACACGCAGGGACGATCACTCTTTTTTAACGACGACAACGCCAGATGAGCTTTTCACGCCATTAGCCGCCTGGTTATCTGGAGAGCTAGACTCCCCCAGCTTCTGGCATGCCCCTTCTCGCGGCGTCTGATTTCTCGCGTCTAGTCGGAGCGGAGCCGTACCATCCCTCTCCAAGTACAGTCGAAGGGAATCCAAATATGGTTCCAGGTCACGGGTGATTGAGACAGTCGACATAGTTGCGGCAGTATGGAAATATATAGCTTGGGAGTCGGCTGCCGGGTGTACATGTGTTTTTGGGCTTGGAGTTAGTGCGGGTTTGGtttgctggtcttgttgaaAAAGCTGGTCTGGTCTACACGTTTTCCATAGCGAATCAGTAAATTGGTCGGAGCCGGTATTGACGGATATCACTTGCTGCTTCGGGCTGTACGTATTCTGCACTTTCAGTTGTTCTGCTAGTACTTGACTGTTTCTCGCTCTGACGCTGGCTTCTCGAATGTTGACAAAGGCAATGACGATCGCACCGGCTATAGGTACTACTTATCCTCTGTAGTAAGGCCGTTCTGGTCGCGTTGGGGCGTTGATGCTTTAAAGCCGGTTGCAAGAGCGGCCGTGGATTTGAGAAGTCGTCACACAGATCTGGGGATAAAGCTGATTCTGCAAGGACCTGCTTTGGGTGGTGCTTTCCGTCTTTCGCTAGACAGGGCTAAATGGTGCTTTGGGAATTTGGGACTTGAACGAAGCGAGCGTCCCGTCGACTGGCGAGATGGGTTGGCATGCAATGCAGGGCTTGGAAACTCTGGGGAAGGGGAAGTAACATGGATTTAACTATTAAGAAGTCATGAGTTAGTTCTGCTGCATAATTTGTCCTAGTCAATCAGTCATACGACCACGGATACAAAATATCCTGCTCTAGCGACGATCTGTTAGAATGCTTGGAATCTTCCATCACCACCTGCCGTAGACTCCAACCAGGAGTAGGCAAGACACTCAGTGATAGTACTACCGTTTAAGTATAGTTGTTCCTTGAAAAGAAATGCACGGCTTGCCTTTAGTAGAATGGAGGGTAAGGAACTACCCTTGAAGTGAAATTGATTAGGCTGCCACTCTCGCCTCGAGAGGTCTAGCTGAGTCTGGAGACCTCCTGGCCATTCTGTTTTGAGCATAATCGAGGTTAATCAAGGCAAGGGAAAGCAGTCTCAATACCAGAGCTTGATCAGAAGGGGGAAGAAGCAGACTTCCCCTCATTGTCATCCTGCGAGGGGGAATGGGTGG
This genomic interval carries:
- a CDS encoding Zn(II)2Cys6 transcription factor (transcript_id=CADANIAT00006313), which gives rise to MEAWLVRTQQVRGPSETPAQCPSYARWIGISTIRNSLQLSALRRLSASPYQSDDEINSAGFANHYCYITSAHDYTSRPSTIVIASFIYRSVPTRHRSPRLDSPFARYLVGMEKIRIPSPSAILNPLAALSSGGSTGSDSTQNAAPVQSRVTTTTNKPKQSKSRNGCVTCKAKRLKCDESKPTCLQCKKRNVDCGGYKKDFKWRSFGESDFPGRGSVLKEKKGGSSPPTRSTVIRNRELVENQFSGKGTVGGSQPQRSSPRDISSGRSSHSPGKTDLGLSLDHILGYSVSGSFSDDFFASPSSEITPEEQSSWFPTIPLTPSTDQENTPSHTLLEASPETDEFSFEALLEGDGEEIEEIVRQPDRRTRVRNLGLPGSYVPQQTEPTIMPSGPLAGPALSIASPELLVLHFDRFTCGILSIKDGARENPWRTLVWPLAKDTPALYHAVFALAAFHGSKDNPSLRVFGVDHMRMSITCMVQNIQSMRADAALATSLALAFADTWDQHTRSCIQHLRGAKALVAQVVGLARQGGIQETDFRRVRFLYNTWLYMDVLARLTSREELGKLETEVPAFPCPERTVHEIDPLMGSAATLFPLIDQAARLIQRVRRTESNSISLISQAIELKQAVEQWEPPEWFEPPEDPTSEVQHSIQTAHAYRWATLLYLQQAVPEMPSEPPQDLAKRILVLLATVPPSSRTTIIQMFPLLVAGCEAEQEEDRDWVLKRWSAIQTRLMLGSIDRCIEVVREVWARRDASAAQKKQQQQQQQQQLRGSGFSRNSVGKASDQDNVFYTGRGPVVSSRRSSAVSPLENIEFERTVRGKCHWAHVMQEWGWEDELFTPLAAWLSGELDSPSFWHAPSRGV